The Manihot esculenta cultivar AM560-2 chromosome 1, M.esculenta_v8, whole genome shotgun sequence genome has a window encoding:
- the LOC110624835 gene encoding translin-associated protein X isoform X1, producing the protein MLYSARSLHRLFLMAPKPKPHRLHQVAGTSLQSPVKRVRTMTTESSFKDAFAKYAEYLNDLNDKRERVVKASRDVTMNSKKVIFQVHRMSKYNKEEILEKAEKDLAAVADQYMSRLVKELQGTDFWKLRRAYSPGVQEYVEAATFCKFCRTGTLLHLDEINASLLPLSDPTLEPLQLNILDYLLGLADLTGELMRLAIGRISDGEPEFAKRICEFVREIYRELSLIVPHMDDSSDMKTKMDTMLQSVLKIENACFSVHVRGSEYMPLLGSSEPSSFLLGVSDIEL; encoded by the exons ATGCTGTACTCCGCTCGCTCGCTCCACAGGCTCTTTCTCATGGCTCCCAAGCCCAAACCCCACCGTCTCCATCAAG TTGCAGGAACTTCGTTGCAGAGCCCGGTGAAGAGAGTTAGAACAATGACTACAGAGTCTTCCTTCAAGGATGCCTTTGCAAAATACGCTGAATATCTCAATGATCTT AATGACAAGCGGGAAAGAGTGGTAAAAGCTAGTCGAGATGTCACCATGAACAGCAAAAAGGTCATATTTCAAGTTCACAG AATGAGCAAATATAACAAAGAAGAAATTCTTGAGAAGGCAGAAAAGGATTTAGCAGCTGTGGCAGATCAATATATGTCCCGGTTAGTCAAAGAACTTCAAGGCACTGATTTTTGGAAGCTAAGACGAGCTTACTCTCCTGGG GTACAAGAATATGTTGAAGCTGCAACATTCTGTAAATTCTGCCGAACAGGGACTCTTTTGCATCTGGATGAGATAAATGCGAGTCTGTTACCACTTAGTGATCCAACTCTTGAGCCCTTGCAGTTAAACATCCTAGACTATCTTTTGGGG CTTGCAGATTTAACTGGAGAGCTGATGCGGTTAGCGATTGGTAGAATTTCAGATGGTGAGCCTGAATTTGCTAAGAGGATATGTGAGTTTGTACGTGAAATCTACAGGGAGTTGAGTCTCATTGTCCCACATATGGATGACAGTTCTGACATGAAAACAAAGATGGACACAATGCTTCAGAGCGTACTGAAAATAGAGAATG CTTGCTTTAGTGTCCATGTGCGAGGATCAGAATATATGCCTTTGCTTGGATCTAGTGAGCCAAGTTCTTTTTTGTTGGGTGTGTCTGACATCGAATTATAA
- the LOC110624835 gene encoding translin-associated protein X isoform X2, whose protein sequence is MLYSARSLHRLFLMAPKPKPHRLHQGTSLQSPVKRVRTMTTESSFKDAFAKYAEYLNDLNDKRERVVKASRDVTMNSKKVIFQVHRMSKYNKEEILEKAEKDLAAVADQYMSRLVKELQGTDFWKLRRAYSPGVQEYVEAATFCKFCRTGTLLHLDEINASLLPLSDPTLEPLQLNILDYLLGLADLTGELMRLAIGRISDGEPEFAKRICEFVREIYRELSLIVPHMDDSSDMKTKMDTMLQSVLKIENACFSVHVRGSEYMPLLGSSEPSSFLLGVSDIEL, encoded by the exons ATGCTGTACTCCGCTCGCTCGCTCCACAGGCTCTTTCTCATGGCTCCCAAGCCCAAACCCCACCGTCTCCATCAAG GAACTTCGTTGCAGAGCCCGGTGAAGAGAGTTAGAACAATGACTACAGAGTCTTCCTTCAAGGATGCCTTTGCAAAATACGCTGAATATCTCAATGATCTT AATGACAAGCGGGAAAGAGTGGTAAAAGCTAGTCGAGATGTCACCATGAACAGCAAAAAGGTCATATTTCAAGTTCACAG AATGAGCAAATATAACAAAGAAGAAATTCTTGAGAAGGCAGAAAAGGATTTAGCAGCTGTGGCAGATCAATATATGTCCCGGTTAGTCAAAGAACTTCAAGGCACTGATTTTTGGAAGCTAAGACGAGCTTACTCTCCTGGG GTACAAGAATATGTTGAAGCTGCAACATTCTGTAAATTCTGCCGAACAGGGACTCTTTTGCATCTGGATGAGATAAATGCGAGTCTGTTACCACTTAGTGATCCAACTCTTGAGCCCTTGCAGTTAAACATCCTAGACTATCTTTTGGGG CTTGCAGATTTAACTGGAGAGCTGATGCGGTTAGCGATTGGTAGAATTTCAGATGGTGAGCCTGAATTTGCTAAGAGGATATGTGAGTTTGTACGTGAAATCTACAGGGAGTTGAGTCTCATTGTCCCACATATGGATGACAGTTCTGACATGAAAACAAAGATGGACACAATGCTTCAGAGCGTACTGAAAATAGAGAATG CTTGCTTTAGTGTCCATGTGCGAGGATCAGAATATATGCCTTTGCTTGGATCTAGTGAGCCAAGTTCTTTTTTGTTGGGTGTGTCTGACATCGAATTATAA
- the LOC110624835 gene encoding translin-associated protein X isoform X4 yields the protein MTTESSFKDAFAKYAEYLNDLNDKRERVVKASRDVTMNSKKVIFQVHRMSKYNKEEILEKAEKDLAAVADQYMSRLVKELQGTDFWKLRRAYSPGVQEYVEAATFCKFCRTGTLLHLDEINASLLPLSDPTLEPLQLNILDYLLGLADLTGELMRLAIGRISDGEPEFAKRICEFVREIYRELSLIVPHMDDSSDMKTKMDTMLQSVLKIENACFSVHVRGSEYMPLLGSSEPSSFLLGVSDIEL from the exons ATGACTACAGAGTCTTCCTTCAAGGATGCCTTTGCAAAATACGCTGAATATCTCAATGATCTT AATGACAAGCGGGAAAGAGTGGTAAAAGCTAGTCGAGATGTCACCATGAACAGCAAAAAGGTCATATTTCAAGTTCACAG AATGAGCAAATATAACAAAGAAGAAATTCTTGAGAAGGCAGAAAAGGATTTAGCAGCTGTGGCAGATCAATATATGTCCCGGTTAGTCAAAGAACTTCAAGGCACTGATTTTTGGAAGCTAAGACGAGCTTACTCTCCTGGG GTACAAGAATATGTTGAAGCTGCAACATTCTGTAAATTCTGCCGAACAGGGACTCTTTTGCATCTGGATGAGATAAATGCGAGTCTGTTACCACTTAGTGATCCAACTCTTGAGCCCTTGCAGTTAAACATCCTAGACTATCTTTTGGGG CTTGCAGATTTAACTGGAGAGCTGATGCGGTTAGCGATTGGTAGAATTTCAGATGGTGAGCCTGAATTTGCTAAGAGGATATGTGAGTTTGTACGTGAAATCTACAGGGAGTTGAGTCTCATTGTCCCACATATGGATGACAGTTCTGACATGAAAACAAAGATGGACACAATGCTTCAGAGCGTACTGAAAATAGAGAATG CTTGCTTTAGTGTCCATGTGCGAGGATCAGAATATATGCCTTTGCTTGGATCTAGTGAGCCAAGTTCTTTTTTGTTGGGTGTGTCTGACATCGAATTATAA
- the LOC110624830 gene encoding serine protease SPPA, chloroplastic, with translation MSKLLLIHSPHFTPVYRRTITSVLSKSHLCLSSTPLPLHSTSCLLHPLTHPSLFRPFPSLILSRNLSVRAFDSSSDTKTQKQEETSDEKVSQSENGSIKNSQDDYPTGDFEFKEIGAWNRFLVKLRMLIAFPWERVRKGSVLTMKLRGQISDQLKSRFSSGLSLPQICENFIKAAYDPRISGIYLHIEPLNCGWGKVEEIQRHILNFKQSGKFIVCYIPACREKEYYLACACDEIYVPPSAYFSLYGLTVEASFLGGVLEKVGIEPEVQRIGKYKSAGDQLTRKSMSEANCEMLTTLLDNIYGNWLDKISSTKGKKREELENFINEGVYEVERLKEEGLITNIHYDDEVISMLKEKLGIEKDKILPVVDYGKYSRVRNWTLGLTGGADQIAVIRASGSISRVRSPLSLPSSGIIGEQFIEKIRQVRESKRYKAVVIRIDSPGGDALASDLMWREIRLLAEKKPVVASMSDVAASGGYYMAMATGTIVAENLTLTGSIGVVTGKFNLGKLYEKIGFNKEIISRGKYAELLAAEQRPLRPDEAELFARSAQNAYKQFRDKAAFSRSMAVDKMEEVAQGRVWTGKDAASRGLVDATGGLTRAIAIAKQKANIPQDKQVTLVELSRPSPTLPEILSGIGSSIAGVDRTLKELLQDLSFSDGVQARMDGIMFQSLEGSSYANPILSLIKDILSSL, from the exons ATGTCGAAGCTACTGCTAATCCACTCTCCTCACTTCACTCCAGTCTATCGCCGAACAATCACTTCCGTCCTCTCAAAATCTCATCTCTGCCTCTCTTCTACTCCCCTTCCTCTTCATTCCACCTCTTGCCTTCTTCATCCTCTTACTCATCCGTCTCTTTTCCGTCCCTTTCCTTCTTTAATTCTTTCCAGAAATTTATCTGTTCGGGCTTTCGATTCCTCTTCCGATACTAAAACTCAGaagcaggaggagacatcagaCGAGAAAGTTTCTCAATCTGAAAATGGATCCATTAAGAATTCTCAAGATGATTATCCTACTGGAGATTTTGAGTTTAAAGAAATTGGAGCTTGGAATCGTTTTCTTGTCAAGCTTCGGATGCTGATTGCTTTCCCTTGGGAACGCGTTCGCAAGGGCAGTGTCTTGACTATGAAATTGCGCGGCCAG ATATCTGATCAGCTAAAGAGCCGTTTCTCTTCAGGGCTATCTTTACCTCAAATTTGTGAAAATTTCATAAAAGCTGCATATGATCCTCGTATTTCTGGTATTTATCTCCACATAGAGCCTTTGAATTGTGGATGGGGTAAGGTTGAAGAGATTCAGAGACACATATTGAATTTCAAGCAATCAG GTAAATTTATTGTTTGCTATATCCCTGCTTGTAGAGAGAAAGAGTATTATCTTGCTTGTGCCTGCGATGAGATATATGTCCCTCCAAGCGCTTATTTTTCTTTGTATGGATTGACAGTCGAAGCATCTTTCCTTGGAG GAGTTTTGGAGAAAGTAGGAATTGAACCAGAAGTGCAAAGGATTGGTAAATATAAAAGTGCTGGGGATCAGCTTACACGGAAATCTATGTCCGAAGCAAATTGTGAGATGCTGACAACATTGCTTGATAACATCTATGGGAATTGGCTGGATAAGATTTCTTCTACAAAAG gaaaaaaaagagaagaacttGAAAACTTCATCAATGAAGGAGTCTACGAAGTAGAAAGGCTGAAAGAAGAAGGTTTGATAACAAATATACACTATGATGATGAG GTAATCTCAATGTTGAAAGAGAAACTTGGAATAGAAAAGGATAAAATTCTTCCTGTGGTCGACTACGG CAAATATTCACGAGTAAGGAATTGGACACTTGGTTTAACTGGTGGTGCTGACCAAATTGCTGTGATCAGAGCCTCTGGGAGCATAAGTCGTGTACGGAGTCCGCTAAGTTTACCGAGTTCTGGTATCATTGGGGAGCAGTTCATTGAGAAGATTCGACAAGTAAGAG AGTCAAAAAGATATAAAGCTGTTGTTATTCGGATTGATAGCCCTGGAGGTGATGCCCTTGCTTCTGATTT AATGTGGAGGGAAATCCGGCTTTTGGCTGAAAAAAAACCTGTGGTCGCATCTATGTCTGATGTAGCTGCAAGTGGGGGATATTATATGGCAATGGCGACGGGGACTATTGTTGCAGAAAATTTAACCTTGACTGGCTCTATTGGAGTTGTTACAG GTAAGTTTAACCTTGGGAAACTATATGAAAAGATTGGCTTCAACAAGGAAATTATATCAAGAGGTAAATATGCCGAGCTACTTGCAGCTGAACAACGACCTTTGAG ACCAGATGAAGCAGAACTTTTTGCTAGGTCAGCTCAGAATGCATACAAGCAATTTCGAGACAAGGCAGCATTTTCGAGATCAAtggct GTGGATAAGATGGAAGAGGTTGCACAAGGTAGAGTCTGGACCGGTAAAGATGCAGCTTCACGAGGTCTAGTTGATGCTACTGGTGGGCTTACTCGAGCTATTGCCATTGCAAAACAGAAGGCCAACATTCCCCAAGACAAACAG GTAACCCTGGTTGAGCTGTCAAGACCCTCTCCTACACTGCCAGAGATTTTAAGCGGCATAGGGAGTTCAATAGCAGGAGTAGACAGAACATTGAAAGAACTGCTGCAAGACTTGTCATTTTCAGATGGAGTTCAAGCCCGGATGGATGGAATCATGTTCCAGAGCTTGGAGGGAAGTTCATATGCCAATCCCATTTTAAGTTTGATAAAAGATATCCTCAGTTCCCTCTGA
- the LOC122721813 gene encoding protein SOB FIVE-LIKE 1-like yields the protein MESSKLFGGPEECHSSESGWTMYLGSPIHGGDDDDENDDKHSNKDDDDEDENGGNDKNHYIEDDSDDSMTSDASSGPNNQGSAHYKLQKHVDDNKHLPEKKQENQQKAERGMIKKWDLLQEDHHNKNAPAQSSSKVRKSISLIGKRN from the coding sequence ATGGAGTCATCCAAACTCTTTGGAGGACCAGAAGAGTGTCACAGCAGTGAATCTGGGTGGACTATGTATCTTGGTTCCCCCATACATGGCggcgatgatgatgatgaaaatGATGATAAACACAGCAAcaaggatgatgatgatgaagatgagAATGGAGGTAATGATAAAAATCACTATATTGAAGATGACAGTGATGATTCAATGACTTCTGATGCTTCTTCTGGTCCAAATAATCAAGGATCAGCTCATTATAAGCTCCAGAAACACGTCGATGATAACAAGCATCTCCCTGAGAAGAAACAAGAGAATCAGCAAAAAGCTGAAAGGGGAATGATCAAGAAGTGGGATTTATTGCAAGAAGATCATCATAATAAAAATGCTCCTGCTCAAAGCAGCTCCAAGGTAAGAAAAAGCATCAGCTTGAttggaaaaagaaattaa
- the LOC110624835 gene encoding translin-associated protein X isoform X3: MLYSARSLHRLFLMAPKPKPHRLHQVAGTSLQSPVKRVRTMTTESSFKDAFAKYAEYLNDLNDKRERVVKASRDVTMNSKKVIFQVHRMSKYNKEEILEKAEKDLAAVADQYMSRLVKELQGTDFWKLRRAYSPGLADLTGELMRLAIGRISDGEPEFAKRICEFVREIYRELSLIVPHMDDSSDMKTKMDTMLQSVLKIENACFSVHVRGSEYMPLLGSSEPSSFLLGVSDIEL; the protein is encoded by the exons ATGCTGTACTCCGCTCGCTCGCTCCACAGGCTCTTTCTCATGGCTCCCAAGCCCAAACCCCACCGTCTCCATCAAG TTGCAGGAACTTCGTTGCAGAGCCCGGTGAAGAGAGTTAGAACAATGACTACAGAGTCTTCCTTCAAGGATGCCTTTGCAAAATACGCTGAATATCTCAATGATCTT AATGACAAGCGGGAAAGAGTGGTAAAAGCTAGTCGAGATGTCACCATGAACAGCAAAAAGGTCATATTTCAAGTTCACAG AATGAGCAAATATAACAAAGAAGAAATTCTTGAGAAGGCAGAAAAGGATTTAGCAGCTGTGGCAGATCAATATATGTCCCGGTTAGTCAAAGAACTTCAAGGCACTGATTTTTGGAAGCTAAGACGAGCTTACTCTCCTGGG CTTGCAGATTTAACTGGAGAGCTGATGCGGTTAGCGATTGGTAGAATTTCAGATGGTGAGCCTGAATTTGCTAAGAGGATATGTGAGTTTGTACGTGAAATCTACAGGGAGTTGAGTCTCATTGTCCCACATATGGATGACAGTTCTGACATGAAAACAAAGATGGACACAATGCTTCAGAGCGTACTGAAAATAGAGAATG CTTGCTTTAGTGTCCATGTGCGAGGATCAGAATATATGCCTTTGCTTGGATCTAGTGAGCCAAGTTCTTTTTTGTTGGGTGTGTCTGACATCGAATTATAA